The following proteins come from a genomic window of Pyxidicoccus sp. MSG2:
- a CDS encoding DUF4386 domain-containing protein, whose product MRAERFVGWVMLLFPLAVNVPFGLLATRFDYPDVLRQPAAHVLTRFAEGGTSLVWTWYAYALLVVPYLAAVALLPRVLKAEDTARPLLRVATVLGVLSCAVQLLGLLRWTFVVPALASAYVAPGTDEAMRRALEVAFTLQHQLFGVMLGEHVGQLFLAGWTAGTCVAWVREGRGRWVAGLGVASALLFIVGLVDGLATVLPLSPGPLAQAPVVAFGLWCLWSLTMGVQLLRSGPDARTTRTRPAPGPSAHAAHAR is encoded by the coding sequence ATGCGTGCTGAACGTTTCGTGGGCTGGGTGATGCTGCTGTTCCCGCTGGCGGTGAACGTGCCCTTCGGGCTGCTCGCCACGCGCTTCGACTACCCGGACGTGCTGCGCCAGCCCGCGGCGCACGTCCTCACGCGGTTCGCCGAGGGCGGTACTTCCCTGGTGTGGACCTGGTACGCGTACGCGCTGCTGGTGGTGCCGTACCTCGCCGCGGTGGCGCTACTGCCCCGCGTGCTGAAGGCAGAAGACACAGCACGCCCGCTGCTCCGTGTGGCGACGGTGCTCGGGGTGCTGTCGTGCGCGGTGCAGCTGCTCGGACTCCTGCGCTGGACGTTCGTGGTGCCGGCCCTCGCGTCCGCGTACGTGGCCCCGGGCACGGACGAGGCCATGCGGCGTGCGCTGGAGGTGGCCTTCACGCTGCAACACCAGCTCTTCGGGGTGATGCTGGGCGAGCACGTGGGCCAGCTCTTCCTCGCAGGCTGGACGGCCGGGACGTGCGTGGCGTGGGTGCGCGAGGGACGGGGCCGGTGGGTGGCGGGCCTGGGAGTCGCCTCCGCGCTCCTGTTCATCGTGGGACTGGTGGATGGGCTGGCCACGGTGCTGCCGCTGTCACCCGGCCCGCTGGCCCAGGCACCGGTGGTGGCCTTCGGGCTGTGGTGCCTGTGGTCACTGACCATGGGCGTCCAGCTCCTGCGAAGCGGACCAGACGCACGCACCACACGGACGCGCCCCGCGCCGGGCCCATCGGCCCACGCCGCTCACGCTCGCTAG
- a CDS encoding PQQ-binding-like beta-propeller repeat protein: MRRWWGAVLGVCVWAGCSAEHGGGAVEAPAGEVAPAPEAPPSEAGDPVVEQEPPVGEPGDAGVPDEPTPPEACSGPDGTARLAWSHDAAWDQSVDFRGTMDADGRTYWTECDSAYWSDKDPSQLQCHLVSATREGAIRFRLLLPRNGLTAVHAVDAEKLYLTSASTTLSAQSLEDGRELWSADLAKLRTEDPQEARSFLIDSVSLGSPYVLAVVRNTFGDEDGKTLLVALRADTGAVAWTVLTPAVRTPVVLDAEGNVYGGSFDAAAGETTLFSYTREGRPRWQVRRVGELQPSSVEGGRLVLGRAEVADAATGATVATLATTTMVDGYFSLGQSSSAYGRVAFQAGGSLFLPAPPCTGAGCPTELHPGRTFLYGLSPEDGSPRWHRAVGAWPMSPLLTQRDSLLLIDRPAAEGCEESNSCVGDDSSSDSFLRELAVDDGRELAACALPGRAPYITPPALHEGRVVLGAWTNWLASNDWTRRMSIRAFDLSVSTGPATTGWVSAGGGNSRSGQATPRP, from the coding sequence GTGAGGCGGTGGTGGGGTGCGGTGCTGGGCGTGTGTGTATGGGCGGGTTGTTCGGCGGAGCACGGTGGAGGAGCGGTGGAGGCACCCGCGGGTGAAGTGGCGCCTGCCCCCGAGGCGCCTCCCTCGGAAGCGGGAGACCCGGTGGTGGAGCAGGAGCCTCCCGTCGGTGAGCCTGGGGACGCCGGTGTGCCGGATGAGCCCACACCGCCTGAGGCATGCTCGGGCCCGGACGGCACGGCGCGGCTGGCGTGGAGCCACGACGCCGCGTGGGACCAGAGCGTGGACTTCCGCGGGACGATGGACGCGGACGGCCGGACGTACTGGACGGAGTGCGACAGCGCGTACTGGTCGGACAAGGACCCGAGCCAGCTCCAGTGCCACCTCGTCTCCGCCACGCGCGAGGGCGCCATCCGCTTCCGGCTCCTGCTGCCCCGGAACGGGCTCACCGCCGTGCACGCGGTGGACGCGGAGAAGCTCTACCTGACGTCCGCGAGCACCACCCTCTCCGCGCAGTCCCTCGAGGATGGCCGCGAGCTGTGGAGCGCCGACCTCGCGAAGCTGCGCACCGAGGACCCGCAGGAAGCCCGGTCGTTCCTCATCGACTCGGTGTCGCTCGGCTCGCCGTACGTGCTCGCGGTGGTCCGGAATACTTTCGGGGATGAGGACGGGAAGACGCTGCTCGTGGCGCTGCGCGCGGACACGGGCGCGGTGGCGTGGACGGTGCTGACACCCGCGGTGCGCACGCCCGTGGTGCTGGACGCGGAGGGCAACGTCTACGGCGGCTCCTTCGATGCCGCAGCCGGGGAGACGACGCTCTTCTCGTACACGCGGGAAGGCCGGCCGCGCTGGCAGGTGCGCCGCGTGGGTGAGCTCCAGCCCTCCTCGGTGGAGGGCGGCAGGCTCGTGCTGGGCCGCGCCGAGGTGGCGGATGCAGCCACGGGAGCGACCGTTGCCACACTGGCCACCACGACGATGGTTGACGGCTATTTCTCGCTCGGCCAATCCAGCTCCGCGTACGGGCGCGTGGCATTCCAGGCCGGGGGCTCGCTCTTCCTCCCGGCCCCGCCGTGCACCGGCGCGGGCTGCCCGACGGAGCTTCATCCCGGCCGGACGTTCCTCTACGGACTGAGCCCGGAGGACGGCTCGCCGCGCTGGCACCGGGCCGTGGGGGCCTGGCCCATGTCGCCGCTGCTCACGCAGCGGGACTCGCTGCTCCTCATCGACCGGCCGGCGGCGGAGGGCTGCGAGGAGAGCAACAGCTGCGTGGGCGATGACTCCTCCAGCGACTCGTTCCTGCGCGAGCTGGCCGTGGACGATGGGCGGGAACTGGCCGCGTGCGCGCTGCCGGGCAGGGCGCCCTACATCACCCCGCCCGCGCTGCACGAAGGGCGCGTGGTGCTGGGCGCGTGGACCAACTGGCTCGCGAGCAACGACTGGACGCGACGCATGAGCATCCGCGCCTTCGACTTGTCCGTGTCCACCGGTCCCGCCACCACGGGCTGGGTGAGTGCGGGCGGCGGCAACTCCCGCTCGGGACAGGCGACGCCACGCCCCTGA
- a CDS encoding AraC family transcriptional regulator, which translates to MRFTVSAGGLSALLAYARGLGIETQGMLASAGLEEASLSGPEARVPQAAYNRVWDLVVEASGDEDFGLHFAERLDLDAFHVIGHLAAKSATVREALSRIVAYSRILHDAGRVELEAHGGLRFLYPGCRGLPHTWPRHIAEFSTASAVVLLRRITGQRGWTPTEVRFRHAEPRRQSEHRRLLGVSPRFGQPETLLAFPPDFLDTPIVTREPGVGSYLEAYARDVLSRLPSTEEDLPARVRHAIAQRLGNGAPPPDVEDVASQLALGARTLQRRLREQATTYAALVGEVQRAYAERYLADAGMTVAEVAFLTGFADVASFHRAFRRWTGTTPAAFRAALTPR; encoded by the coding sequence ATGCGCTTCACTGTTTCAGCGGGCGGGCTCAGCGCGCTGCTGGCATACGCGCGGGGGCTCGGCATCGAGACACAGGGCATGCTCGCGAGCGCGGGGCTGGAGGAGGCCTCGCTCTCCGGTCCCGAGGCCCGCGTTCCCCAGGCCGCCTACAACCGGGTCTGGGACCTCGTCGTGGAGGCGTCGGGCGACGAGGACTTCGGCCTGCACTTCGCCGAGCGACTGGACCTGGACGCCTTCCACGTCATCGGCCACCTCGCCGCCAAGAGCGCCACGGTGCGCGAGGCCCTCTCCCGCATCGTCGCGTACTCACGCATCCTGCATGACGCGGGACGCGTGGAACTGGAGGCCCACGGCGGCCTCAGGTTCCTGTATCCGGGCTGTCGGGGCCTGCCGCACACCTGGCCGCGCCACATCGCCGAGTTCTCCACCGCCTCCGCCGTGGTGCTCCTGCGCCGCATCACCGGCCAGCGAGGCTGGACGCCCACCGAGGTGCGCTTCCGTCACGCGGAGCCCCGACGGCAGTCCGAGCACCGGCGTCTGCTCGGTGTCAGCCCGCGCTTCGGCCAGCCGGAGACGTTGCTGGCCTTCCCGCCGGACTTTCTCGACACACCCATCGTCACGCGTGAGCCGGGCGTGGGCAGCTACCTGGAGGCGTACGCGCGAGACGTGCTGTCGCGCCTGCCCTCCACCGAGGAAGACCTGCCCGCCCGCGTGCGGCACGCCATTGCCCAGCGACTGGGCAACGGTGCGCCTCCGCCCGATGTGGAGGACGTGGCCTCCCAGCTCGCGCTCGGCGCGCGGACGCTGCAGCGACGGCTGCGCGAGCAGGCCACCACCTACGCGGCGCTGGTGGGTGAGGTGCAACGCGCGTACGCCGAGCGCTACCTGGCGGACGCCGGCATGACGGTGGCGGAGGTGGCCTTCCTCACCGGCTTCGCGGACGTGGCCAGCTTCCACCGTGCCTTCCGACGGTGGACGGGGACGACGCCTGCCGCCTTCCGGGCCGCGCTCACCCCGCGCTGA
- a CDS encoding PP2C family protein-serine/threonine phosphatase, giving the protein MRMDSAGQSHIGRRPHNEDAYCVLPELGLFVVADGLGGQEGGEVASRCVVDTFVGFGLRLEQDRDSTWPTVPDPGRSREENLLSACSALAQRNLQAQRVGRLREMASTVVALAVSEHGAAVAHVGDSRLYRLRAGKLEMLTRDHSLIEELRDAGMEPPGGSGNWRHLITRALGTDNAEPTVQRLRPEPGDVFLLCSDGLYEPLGMEGLLRRLTLSSAREVADALVADAYEAGGKDNITAVVLRVADA; this is encoded by the coding sequence ATGAGAATGGACAGCGCGGGACAGAGCCACATTGGCCGGCGGCCGCACAACGAGGACGCGTACTGCGTCCTGCCGGAGTTGGGGCTGTTCGTCGTTGCGGACGGGCTGGGCGGACAGGAGGGTGGAGAGGTCGCCAGCCGTTGTGTGGTGGACACCTTCGTGGGCTTCGGCCTGCGCCTGGAGCAGGACCGGGACTCCACGTGGCCCACGGTGCCGGACCCGGGGCGCAGCCGGGAGGAGAACCTGTTGTCGGCGTGCTCGGCGCTGGCGCAGCGCAACCTGCAGGCGCAGCGCGTGGGCCGCCTGAGGGAGATGGCCTCCACGGTGGTGGCCCTGGCGGTGAGCGAGCACGGCGCGGCCGTGGCCCACGTGGGTGACAGCCGGCTGTACCGGCTGCGCGCGGGGAAGCTGGAGATGCTGACGCGGGACCACTCGCTCATCGAGGAGCTGCGCGACGCGGGCATGGAGCCGCCGGGCGGCTCGGGCAACTGGCGGCACCTCATCACCCGCGCGTTGGGCACGGACAACGCGGAGCCCACGGTGCAGCGGCTGCGCCCGGAGCCCGGGGACGTGTTCCTGCTGTGCTCGGACGGACTCTACGAGCCGCTGGGCATGGAGGGACTGCTGCGGCGGCTGACGCTGTCCTCGGCGCGCGAGGTGGCTGACGCGCTTGTCGCGGATGCGTACGAGGCCGGTGGAAAGGACAACATCACCGCCGTGGTGCTGCGCGTCGCGGACGCGTGA